The Streptomyces sp. NBC_00435 nucleotide sequence TCGGCACCCTGGTCCTGCTCACCGTGCTCCTGGTCCGCCGCGAGCCGCTCCCCCGCGGCCGGCGCACCTGGGCCCACCTGACGGTGTCGGCGCTGCTGCTCAACACGGTCCCGTTCTCGCTCTTCGCGTACTCGGAGCTGAGCATCCCCTCCAGCCTGGCGGGCATCTGCAATGCCACCTCGCCGCTGTGGGGCATGGCCCTCTCCCTGGTCGCGCTGTCCGAGGACCGCCCCACGCGCCGCCGCTTCGCGGGCCTGGGCCTGGGCTTCCTCGGCGTGCTCACCGTCCTCGGGGCGTGGCAGGGCTTCTCGGGCGTCGACGCCAAGGGCACCGCGCTCGCCCTGCTGGCCTCGCTCTGCTACCCGGTCGGCTGGATCTACGTACGCCGCACGCTGGCCTCCACCCCGGGCTCCCCGGTGGCTCTGACCGGCGCCCAGCTCCTGGTCTCGACCCTCCAGCTGGCGGCGGTCAGCGCCCTGTTCACCTCGGCGCCGACCTCCTTCCCCCTCTGGCCGACCCTGTCGGTGATCGCCCTGGGCGCACTGGGCACGGGCCTGGCGCTGCAGATGCAGTACGGCCTGGTCACGGAGATCGGTCCGACCACCGCGCAGATGGTCACCTACTTCATCCCGGTCATCGCGACGACGGCGGGTGTCGTGCTCCTGCACGAAGAGCTCCACTGGAACACCCCGGTGGGCGCGGCCGTCGTCCTGGCCGGCGCGGCCCTCACCCAGTCCCGCCGCCGCATGCTGTGACCGGAGAGCCTCATCGGGTCACTGGGCCAGGTACTGCGGGCACCCCCGGCGACGAACCCGGAGCACCCGTCGACGACCGGCTCGCCCCCGGCCCCGGGGGTGAGCCGACACCGGCCTCCGGTCAGTCGAGGCGGCCCCCGCTCGCCGGCCGGACCGCCGCGGCCACCGCGTCCGCCAACACCGGAACGTCCGGCAAGGACAGCAGCGACACCGTCATCCGCACGGCCGGTCCCGATTCCACCCGGAACCGGGCTCCCGGGGCGACCGCCCAGCCCGCACCCAGGAGGCTCGTCACCACGGCCGTCTCGTCGGCGACCGGCACCCACACGTTCAGCCCGCTGCGCCCGTGCGCCCGCACCCCCCTCCGGGCCAGCGCCGAGACCAGCCCGTCCCGCCGCTCCGCGTAGGACCGCGCGACCGCGACGGGGTCGACCGCCCCCGCGTTCCACAGCTCCACCACCGTGTACTGCAGCAGCCGGCTCACCCAGCCCGGTCCCAGCCGCTGCCGCCCCCGGACCCGGTCGAGGGTGACTCCGTCGCCGGTCAGCACGGCGAGCCGCAGGTCCGGCGCATACGCCTTCGCGGTGGACCGGATGAGCGCCCAGTGGCGGGTCACCCCGCCCAGTACGTTCAGCGGCAGGTCCACGATGCCGTGCCCGTGGTCGTCGTCGATGACCAGTACCTCCGGGTGCCCGGCCAGTACCGCCCGCAGCTCCGCCGCCCGCTCCGCGCCCACCACCGCACCGGTCGGATTCTGCGCGCGCGCCGTCACGAGCAGCGCCCGCGCACCCTCCGCCAGCGCCCGGGCCACCGAGTCGGGCAGCGGCCCGTCGTCGTCCACGGCCACCGGCAGCACCCTCAGCCCCAGCGCCGGGACGAGGTCGAGAACGCTCCCCCACCCCGGGTCCTCCACGGCCACCGCGTCCCCGGGCCGCAGGTGCGCGGTCAGCACCCGTTCGATGCCGTCCAGCGCGCCCGAGGTCACCGCCACCGCCCCGGCCGGCACCCCGTCCGCGTCGAGGCCGGCCCGGGCCAGGCGCGCCAGCTCCGGTACGACCGGGTCGTGCCCGTAGAGCGTCGGCTGCGCGGCGTACCGGCGGGCCGCGCCCGCCATCGCGACGTCCAGCGCGGGCAGCAGCCGTACGTCGGGGTTGCCGGAGGTGATGTCGCGCACCCCCGCCGGGACGGCCATCCGCAGCTCGTCGCGCGGCGCGGTCGCCGGGCGGGCCCGCACCCGGCTGCCGCGCCGGCCGTCGGTCTCGATGACCCCGCGCTCGCGCAGGGTGCGGTAGGCGGCGGCCACGGTGTTGGGGTTCACCCCCAGCACACCGGCGAGCTCCCGCATCGGGGGCAACAGCGCTCCCGGCGCCAGCGCGCCCGATCCGACGCCCGCTTCGACACTGGCCGCGATTTCCGATGCGCGGCGCCCGCTGATCAGATAGTCTCCTAGCACAAAGCTAAGTATGCACTAATACAACGGAGTCCGCATCATGAGCCCCACTCCCGCCCCGGACGCCACGACGGAGACGGTCACGGCAGCGGCCGCGGATGAAACGGCCGTCGGGTACGCCCCCACCGACCGCACCGTCCCGACCCGGTCCCGCGACCGCGCGCGCTACGACCGCGAGACCGTCCACTCGATACTCGACCAGGCCTACCTCTGCCACCTCGGTTTCGTCCGCGACGGCGCGCCGGTGGTCCTGCCGACGCTCTTCGGCCGGGTCGGCGAGACCCTCTACATCCACGGCTCCACGGGCTCGCGCCCGCTCCTCGCGGCGGGCAAGGCCGACCCGGGGCTGCCGGTCTGCCTGACCGTGACGCACGTCGACGGCCTGGTCCTGGCCCGCTCCGCCTTCCACCACTCGATCAACTACCGCTCGGTGGTCGTGCACGGCACCGCCTACGAGGTGACCGACCCGGAGGAGCGCCGGACGGCCCTCGACGCCCTGGTCGACCACGTGGTTCCGGGCCGCTCCGCCGACTCCCGGCCGGCGAACGCCAAGGAGCTGGCGGCCACCGCCGTGATCCGCCTGGACCTGAACGAGGTGTCCGCGAAGCTCCGTACCGGCGGGCCGAGCGACGACCCCGAGGACCTGGGACTGCCGTTCTGGTCGGGCGTGGTCCCGGTCGCGCCGGCGTACGGAACCCCGGTCCCGGCCGCCGACCTCACCCCCGGCACGACCACCCCGGACTACCTCGCCGCGCTCTGAGGCGAGGCCTCGGGGACAGGGGCGGGCCGGACCTCCGGCCCGCCACCCTGCACGTCCACGGCCACGGCCGCGGGCCGCCGCCACTCGGCCGCGATGAGCGAACCCACCGCCGTCAGCAGCAGTACGGTGCCCAGCACCACCGCGCCGGTCAGCCGCTCCCCGAGCACCAGGACGGCGATCGCCGCCGCGCCGACGGGCTCGATCAGCATGATCACGGACACCGTGGCGGCGCGCACCGCGGCGGCCCCGCTGAAGTAGAGGGCGTACGCCAGCGCCGTCGGCACAGTGGCCATGTACGCGAGCAGCAGGAGCACCCGTACGGGCTCCGCGGTGTGCGGCACCAGCCCCTCCACCGCGGCGAGCGGCAGCAGGCACACCGTGCCCACCCCGACCGACCAGACGGTGGTGACCAGCGGGTCCCCGCCGGCCCCGCGCTGCCCGAGCAGCCTGGCCCGCAGGGTCATCCCGCCGTACCCGGCGGCGGACAGCAGCGCCCAGCCGACTCCGAGCGGCCGCACCTCGCCCCCGCCGCTGCCGAGGACCAGTACGGCCAGCCCGGCCAACGCACCGACGACGGCGACGGTCCCGGCCCGGCCGAGCCGCTCCCCCGTCCAGTACCGGGCCCCGAGCGCGATGAGCACGGGCCCGGCTCCCAGGGTGACCACGGTGCCGACGGCGAGTCCGGTCTCGCGCACGGCGGCGAAGTACGCGGACTGGAAGAGGGTGAACAGCAGCCCGGTCCCGATCAGCGACCCCACCGACGCCCTCGCCCGGAGGGCATGGGCCCGGGCCCCCTCGGGTCGCCGGGAGCGGCGTACGGCCAGTACCGCGAGCAGTACCGCCAGTCCACCCGCGCACCGCCAGAACGACAGGGCGACCGGGCCGAGATCACTGGCGAGGAAGAGCAGTGAGGCGGCCGCCCCGGCGGTTCCCCAGGCGGCTCCGGCGATGACGAGATGCAGCAGGCTGCGCCCGGTGGCGGGCGAATGGTTCGACACGAGAGGTCTCCGCGCTTGCGTGAAGGATGAGAGGAATCAGGTCATCGCTTCGCGGGCAGCGCGAACCCGCCCGGGACACGGCCCGGGCCGGGTTCTCGTACGTGGTGGCGGCTGCCCGCGCCGGGCCGTCTCTTTCGGATCTCGCCGGACCCGGCAACATCCGAAAGAGACGCCTAGGCGGCGGGAGGCGGAAGCACGGTCGACGGCATGATCGGAATCCTAGACCTGGCTCGGATCGCGGTCCAGGGCGGCGACGGGCTCCGCGACCCCCGGCGCGGCCGGTCGGGAGGTCTGCGCGATGAAGGCCCCGCCCAGCACCAGCGCGCCGCCGACGATCTGCCAGGTCGCGAGGTGCTCGCCGAGCAGGACCCAGGCCAGGACCGTCGCCACGACCGCCTCCAGGCAGGCCACCACGCCCGCGACCTGCGGTGACAGCTTGCGCACGGAGACCACTCCGGTCAGGTACGCGAAGACGGTCGCGATCAGCACGACCCACCCGAGGAGCACCGGCGCCGGAACCATCAGGTCCCCGACCGCCGCGTCGCCGCTCAGCACCTGCCAATCGATCTGCCAGGGCCGGGCGATGACGGTCATGACGAGGGTGCCGACGATCATGCCGTACGCGATCATGCCCATCGGGTCGGGCACGTCGTCCCCGTCGCTGCCCTGGTCGGCGAAGACGAAGTAGAAGGCCTGGCAGCAGGCGGCCGCGAGGCCGAGCAGCACTCCGAGCAGGTCCAGGCTCAGCCCCGACCAGATCTGCACCACGCAGGCGAGGCCCACGACGGCCACGGCCGCACCGGCCGCGGCCGCCCGGGTCACGGGCTTGCGCTGCACGAACCGGATCCAGCCGAGCAGCAGCGCCGGGCCGAGGTACTCCAGCAGCAGTGCCACACCGACCGGGATCCGGGACAGCGAGGCGAAGTAGAAGGCCTGGACCCCGGCCACCGCGACGAGTCCGAACCCGGCGAGCAGCAGGGGTTTGCGCCGTACGAGATCGCGATGGCGCCAGGCCAGCGGGGACAGCACGAGAGCCGCCCCGGCCACCCTGAGCCAGACCATGTGGAGCGGGTCCAGACCCGCCTCTATCAGCGGCTTCGCCGCCACACCCGAACCACCGAACGCGATCGCCGAAACGAGGGCGAGGCCCAGTCCGGCGTTTCTCCCTGACGCTTGCATTCGGACATCATGGCAGGGCCCGTCAGGAGCGACGAGCCCGTTACACCTGTTGAGACGGACCCGGCGCCGACCATGGCCGCAGCCCGGCCGGTATCCAATATCTGACAGGTCGTCAGTCTTGAATGTTGCGTCCACCGGGACTACGTTCCGCCGCACGTACCTGACGAGAAGGGGTGGTCGCATGGCTGAAGTCACCGCGGAATCACGCATCGAGGCGTCCGCCGCGAAGCTCTGGTCCCAGCTGACCGACTGGGATGCTTACGGCCAGTGGAGCATGACCCACACCAACTTCCCGAAGGGTGGTCCCGAGACCCTCGCGGTGGGGTCCACCTTCGCCGAGAACATGAAGATGATGGGCTTCCCCGCCGAGGTCCTCTGGACGATCTCGGAGCTGGAGGAGGAGCGCGTCATCGCGATCACCGGCAAGGGCCCGATGGGCGTGGCCGTGCTGACCCGCTACACCCTGACGCCGGACGGCGGGGCCACCACGGTCCGCATAGACGGCGAGTTCACCGGCGCCGCGGTCGCCCTGATGGCCGGCAAGCTCAAGGACTCGGCCACCGCCGCACTGAACGAGTCGCTCCGCAAGCTCTCCGGCCTGGTCGCCTGAGCGCCTCCGCCCAGCGCACGCACGTCCGTGCGGCAGCACCCCGCACGCGGCGCGGCGCGCCCCGCGAGGTTTCTCGCGGGGCGCGCCGGTTCGTGCGGGAGGTTCCGCCGACGAGGACTCAGTGCTCGTCGGCCAGGATCAGGTAGAGCTTCTTGCGGGCGTCGTTGATGACCGCGAGGGCCTTCTCCCGCTGCGCGGGGGTGCCGGTCTTGAAGACCTGACCGAAGGCTTCCATCAGGCCGAAGCCGGCCGTCCGGATCTCGCTCATCGCCTCGAAGTCGAAGCCGCGTCCCGCTTCCACCCAGGGGGCTTCCGGGCCGGACCCGGCCTCGGTACGGCCGGCGTCGGTGAGCGTGAACAGCTTCTTGCCACCTTCGCTCTCGCTGGTGATGAGGCCCTCGTCCTCGAGCAGCTGCAGGGTCGGGTAGACCGACCCCGGGCTGGGCTTCCAGGCCCCGCCGCTGCGCTCGCCGATCTCCTGGATCATCTCGTAGCCGTGCATCGGCCGGTCGGTGAGCAGCGCCAGGATGGAGGCGCGCACATCACCCCGCCGGGCCCGGCCGCGCGGTCCGCCGCGCCCGCCCCGCCCGCCCCGCCCGCCGAAGGGTCCGCCGCCGAAGGGCGGCCCGAACGGTCCGAAGGCGGCACGCCGCCCCTGGAACCCCTCCCGACGGTCCGGCCCGCAGTGGCCGTGACCCCGTCCGTGCTCATGTCCGTGGTCGTGTCCGTGCTGTCCGTGTGAACGCATGACTGCGCTCCTTTCGTCATTCGGTGATCTGGTTGTCGCTGTTGCGATGTCTCTACTATCGCTGACCGATCGCGATGCGTCAACGATATATCGGAAACTCCTTCAACGAACAACGCACCGAACGGCACGGCACGGACGCAAAGAGAAGGCCAGGGCCTGTCGTCGAACTCCCGTCGTCGCCCGGAGGGCGGCCGCGAGGTCGACGACAGCCCTAGTAGGGGCCGCCCCGGAAGAGCACGCTGCCGTGGTGGCGCGGGCGGTCACCGCGTTCGTGCGCCGCGTCGGAGCGGTCGGCGGGGGCCTGGAGGCGGGCGAGGCCACGCAGGGTCTCCAGGCCGGCCAGCACCTCGTCCCGGCGCCGCGCGGACTTCATCCAGGCCGGCAGCCGGGCGAACATCGCCCTCGTCGGGGAGGTGCGGCGCTCGCGCAGCCGGGCGCCCACGTAGGCGGCGAGGGCCTCGAGGTGCTCCTCGTCGTACGCCCACAGGATCCGGCCCGCGCAGCGGGTCTGGAGCCACAGCGGCCGCCGGAAGAACGGGTCCTCGGTACCACCGGGCACCGCGCCGACCAGAGCGCCGTCCCGCTCCCCCGCCACCCATTCGGCGACCGCGCCACAGCCCGCGCAGGCGAGACGCCGGGGCTGGAAGAGCAGGGCGCTGAAGTACTTCGGCTCCGCGAGGCGGGGCAGTGGTACGACGATCGCGCGGCCACCGCACCGGGGGCAGACGACGAGGATCCGGCCGGTGAACCGGACGAGCCACATGCCGTGGTCCCGGTGGCGGACCGGGTCCGGCCGCGCCGGTCCGGGGTGCGGATCGGGTGCTGGTTCAGAGTTCATGACAAACACCCTGTCAGGCCGACGGCACCCGCCCCCTCCCCACAGCCCTGGCCAGGCCAGTCGTCCCGGATTGGCCTTTGCGGCCCGCTCCGCCGCCTCCCTACCGTCGAGGGCATGCGCATCCGAGTCGTCGACGCCTTCACCGACCGCCCCTTCGGCGGCAACCCCGCCGGAGTCCTGCTCCTCGAGGACGGGTTCCCCCGGGACTCCTGGCTCCAGCAGGTCGCCTCCGAGGTCAACCTCTCCGAGACCGCCTTCGCCCATCCCCTCCCGCCCGGCGGCGCGGCGGACTGGGCGCTGCGCTGGTTCACCCCGGCCGCGGAGGTGGACATGTGCGGCCACGCGACCCTCGCCACCGCGCACGTCCTGGCCACCAGCGGCCTCGCGAGCGGGCTGATCCGCTTCACCGCGCGCTGCGGGATCCTCACGGCCGAGGCCGCCCCGGACGGCAGCATCACGATGGACTTCCCGACGTCGTCCCTGACCGCGGTCGAGCCCGTGGCCGAGGTCGGACGCGCCCTGGGCGCCGGGATGAAGTCGGTCCACGACACCTCCGACCACATCGGTGACCTGGTCGTGGAGCTGGCCGACGAGCGGACCGTACGGGAGCTCACCCCCGACCTGAACGCCCTGCGCGGCTACGGCCGGCGGGGGATCATCGTCACCGCCGCGGCCGAGGACCCCTCCCGCGGGTACGACTTCGTCTCCCGCGGCTTCTTCCCGGCCCTGGGCATCGACGAGGATCCGGTCACGGGCAGCGCCCACACCGCGCTGGCCCCCTTCTGGGCCGCGCGGCTGGGCCGCACCGAGCTCGTCGGCCTCCAGGGCGGAGCCCGCACCGGCCTGGTCGCCGTCCGGCTCGCAGGCGACCGTACGCTGCTGACGGGCACCGCGGTCACCGTCATCGACGGCGAACTGCGCACCGCCCCCTGAGCGACCCCGGACCGGACCGGACCTACGGGGTGGGCAGCCAGCCCACCTTGCCCGCCAGCAGGGCGTACCCGCCGAAGGCCACGATGTCGAGCAGCGCGTGCGCGACGACGAGCGGCCCGACCCGGCCCCAACGCCGGTAGGCGAGGACGAAGACGACGCCCATCACCATGTTGCCGATGAAACCGCCGATGCCCTGGTAGAGGTGGTACGAGCCGCGCAGCACGGAGCTGGCCAGCAGAGCGGCCGTCGGCGACCAGCCCAGCTGGTGGAGCCGGCGCAGCAGGTAGGCCAGCACGATGACCTCCTCCACCACGGAGTTCTGCACCGCGGAGAGGATCAGCACCGGGAACTTCCACCACACGTCGGGCAGGGCCTCCGGCACCACCGTCAGGTTGAAGCCGGTCGCCCGCGCGGCCAGGTAGAAGGCGAGTCCCGCGCTCCCGATGCAGGCGGCGACGAGCGCGCCCCGGCCCAGGTCCCACCAGGGCCGGGTGCGGTCGAAGCCCAGTACCTTCAGGCCGGGCGCGCCCTCGCGGGTCAGCAGGTGCGCGACGAGCAGGACGGGGACGAGCGCGGTCCCGATGCCGAACAGCTGCCAGGCCAGGTCCAGCCAGGGCCGCCCGGGCGCGTACGAGCCGTTGAGCGTGGCCGCCTGGTCCTTGAGCCCGCCCGGTTTGGTCAGCGAACCGATGAAGCTGATCAGCGCCGAGACGCCGCTCGCGCCCAGGGACAGCGCGAGCACGAGCAGCGTCTCCGAGCGCAGGACCCTGCGCCCGTCCAGGCCCTCGCCGAGCTCCCCGACCACCGGTTCCGGCTCCGTCCGCACGCCCGTCTCCCGTCCCGCCACCCGCTGCGCCAGCTCGCGGGGGCATCCCGTTCCGATCACCCCATACTGCCTCCTCGGCGGGGCGGAGGGGATCACCGGGCGGGACCGGCGGTGGCCGGGCTCAGCCCTCGGTGGCCGCCGAGGCGCTCACCTCCGCCTCCGCCAGGCCCACCGGCCAGGTGTGCACCGGGTCGCCCTTGTGGCTGAGCTCGCTGTAGCGGCGCGTGGTCGCGGCGAGCGCCGCGTCCCTCTCGAGCCCGCCCGCGAGCGCCCGGTGGTAGGTGTCCACCTGCCAGGTGGCGCCGTTGACCCGGCGCCGGCACCGCTCCTCGATGATGCCGAGGTAGTGGTCCCGGTCGGCGGGCTCGATGCCCCACGCGTCCAGCCCGGCGGCGGCCATCGGCAGCAGCTCCTCCAGCACCAGCCGCACCGCGGGGACGCTCGCCAGTCCCCCGCCGCGACCCCGGCGCGGCCAGCGCAGCCGGGCGTCGATGCCGTAGCGGCAGGCCGCGTCGAAGTTGGCCTCCGCCTCCGCGAAGGGCAGCCGGCTCCACACCGGGCGCTGCTCGTCCGCGAGGGTCCGTACGAGCCCGTAGTAGAAGGCCGCGTTGGCCACGACGTCGGCCACCGTCGGGCCGGCGGGCAGCACCCGGTTCTCCACGCGCAGGTGCGGCACCCCGTCGGCGACCCCGTAGACGGGCCGGTTCCACCGGTAGACGGTGCCGTTGTGCAGCACCAGCTCCTGCAGGCTCGGCACCCCGCCCTCGGCGAGCACCCGCAGCGGCTCCTCCTCGTCGCAGATCGGCAGCAGGGACGGGAAGTAGCGGACGTTCTCGGCGAAGAGCTCGTACGCCGAGTCCACCCAGCGCTCGCCGAACCAGGTGCGCGGCCGCACCCCCTGGGCCTGGAGCTCGGGCGGCCGGGTGTCGGTGGCCTGCTGGAAGAGGGGCGGCCGCGACTCCCGCCACAGCTCGCGCCCGAACAGGAACGGCGAGTTGGCGCCGACCGCTATCTGCGCGGCCGCCACGGCCTGGGCCGCGTTCCACACGTCCGCGAACCGGGCCGGAGTCACCTGCAGGTGCAGCTGTACGGAGGTGCAGGCGGCCTCGGGCACGATCGAGCCCGAGGTCCACGTCAGGTGCTCGACCCCGTCGATGTCGAGGGTGAAGTCCTCTCCGCGCATCATCAGGATCTGCTCGTTGAGCAGCGAGTACCGGTCCACCGCCGAGAGGTTGGCGGTGACCAGGTCGGAGCGGGAGATCGTCGGCAGAATGCCGATCATGACCACACCGGCGTCGATCTCCGCGGCCTGGCGGTGCGCGTACCCGAGGCCCGCGCTCAGTTCCTCGGCGAGCTGGTCGAATACCCGGCCGCCGAGCCGGTGCGGGAGTACGTTCACCTCCAGGTTGAACATTCCGAGTTCGGTCTGGAAATCGGTGCTCGCAATGCGTTCGAGCACTTGAGCATTCACCATTCTCGGCAACCCGTCGGAACCCGCGAGATTCAACTCGATCTCCAGCCCCATCATGTTCTTCGGGCGATCGAACCTCTTCTCCGCCAGAAGTCGCTCCAGTACCTCCAGGCACTCGTGAAGCTTCCTCCGGTACCGTTGCCGATCGGACAGGTCGAATCCGCCCGCCACGACCTTCTCCCCCATCGGAGCGTCCCTCCTCGACTGGGCCTGGCCGGCGTGGAAAAGATCCGTCACCCCAGGCGCGCGTTACGGTCGATGATGCCCCGGCCGAGTGATCGATAACGCGGAAGGGGCGTGACTGGCGAGGAGCGCGCGCCGGTTTGGCCGACAGGCGCTTTGGCACATTCACCTGGCAAGGCTCCTTGCGCAAATACAGCGCCGACTTTGCCGGTTATCGATAACCGACGCTTTTCAGCCGAGCCCCCGTCCGGTAACCTCCGAGGTCAGCGCGGCACGTTTGCGCGCAACCGGCATGAATGCCACGTCAGCGGGACCGGTAAGCGCCTTGCCGGCAATAGGCGGGACAGCTAGCCGAAACACTGCGTGAACACATGTCATATAAACTCCGCAAACGAGGCAGAGAGTTGGCGCGCGGTCATTGCCCCTCAGCCCCCCTCTGGCCCCAGAATGCGACAGCGCCGTCAGCACCCGCACCCGCCCCCGTTCCACAGGTCTCCCAAGTGAGAGGCGACCCACCATGCCGCTGCACGTCCCTCCGGCTCCCGCGCCCGCCCTGCGCAGTGTCCTCGCGGCCCTAGGCTCCCCCACCGCCGTCAACGAGGCGCACACCCCGGCCCTGCGCGCCCTCCAGGGTCCGATGACCGCCGAACTGCCGCTGCCCGTCCACGTCCTGGACCGGCTGCACGTCTCCGGTCTCACCGCCGGCAGCCGGCCGCCGCGCACCCGGCTCACCGGCTGGCGGTTCCTGATCCGCAGCGGGGACCGCTACGTCGCGGCCGCCGACACCCGGCTGACCCCGGACGGATGGACCTTCTCCCACTTCTTCGAGGGCCCCTACGTCGCAGCCACCGAACGTGCGCTGCGCCAGGCCGAGTCCCTCGGCAAGAACTACCAGCCACGGCTGCTCTCCGTACCCGAGCTGTACATGCTGACGCTGTGGCTGCACGGATCGGTGGGCGCCGACGCCTCCGCCGGACTGCCGGCCGCCGCCGACCTGCTGGTCCCGCTGGCGCCCGCCCCGCCCGGCATCGCCGCGTACCGGCCGCACCCCGTGTCCGAACTGCTGCCCGTACTGACCCACAGGCTGACCCCGACGGCTCCGCCGGTCCCGCCCTCGATGGCCGCGCCGGCCGCCTGAGACGGTTACTGGCCTGTTGTGCCCATTCGGCCTAGCCCACTCGGGCCCCCAACGAACCACCCGAAATGACAGGGGAGTTGACCTGAACCGCCCGCACGGGTGATGCGTCATCAATCTATGAGGACAGCTGGCGGGAAATCCCTCCGGACACCGTGCCGTGGGGGAACACTGGGGACTCTGACCGAGCCAAGTCGTTGATACGGGGGGCGGCCATGACCAACGCATCGAGCCGCAGCACACAGACCACACCGCAGCGAAAGAACGCATCCATGTGCCAGCACAAGCCAGCATGCCCGTCCGCCGACTCCGCCGACCGGGAGGCCGCCCATCCCGTGGCCGT carries:
- a CDS encoding PhzF family phenazine biosynthesis protein, which produces MRIRVVDAFTDRPFGGNPAGVLLLEDGFPRDSWLQQVASEVNLSETAFAHPLPPGGAADWALRWFTPAAEVDMCGHATLATAHVLATSGLASGLIRFTARCGILTAEAAPDGSITMDFPTSSLTAVEPVAEVGRALGAGMKSVHDTSDHIGDLVVELADERTVRELTPDLNALRGYGRRGIIVTAAAEDPSRGYDFVSRGFFPALGIDEDPVTGSAHTALAPFWAARLGRTELVGLQGGARTGLVAVRLAGDRTLLTGTAVTVIDGELRTAP
- a CDS encoding type II toxin-antitoxin system Rv0910 family toxin: MAEVTAESRIEASAAKLWSQLTDWDAYGQWSMTHTNFPKGGPETLAVGSTFAENMKMMGFPAEVLWTISELEEERVIAITGKGPMGVAVLTRYTLTPDGGATTVRIDGEFTGAAVALMAGKLKDSATAALNESLRKLSGLVA
- a CDS encoding EamA family transporter; translation: MQASGRNAGLGLALVSAIAFGGSGVAAKPLIEAGLDPLHMVWLRVAGAALVLSPLAWRHRDLVRRKPLLLAGFGLVAVAGVQAFYFASLSRIPVGVALLLEYLGPALLLGWIRFVQRKPVTRAAAAGAAVAVVGLACVVQIWSGLSLDLLGVLLGLAAACCQAFYFVFADQGSDGDDVPDPMGMIAYGMIVGTLVMTVIARPWQIDWQVLSGDAAVGDLMVPAPVLLGWVVLIATVFAYLTGVVSVRKLSPQVAGVVACLEAVVATVLAWVLLGEHLATWQIVGGALVLGGAFIAQTSRPAAPGVAEPVAALDRDPSQV
- a CDS encoding DMT family transporter, with amino-acid sequence MSNHSPATGRSLLHLVIAGAAWGTAGAAASLLFLASDLGPVALSFWRCAGGLAVLLAVLAVRRSRRPEGARAHALRARASVGSLIGTGLLFTLFQSAYFAAVRETGLAVGTVVTLGAGPVLIALGARYWTGERLGRAGTVAVVGALAGLAVLVLGSGGGEVRPLGVGWALLSAAGYGGMTLRARLLGQRGAGGDPLVTTVWSVGVGTVCLLPLAAVEGLVPHTAEPVRVLLLLAYMATVPTALAYALYFSGAAAVRAATVSVIMLIEPVGAAAIAVLVLGERLTGAVVLGTVLLLTAVGSLIAAEWRRPAAVAVDVQGGGPEVRPAPVPEASPQSAAR
- a CDS encoding PadR family transcriptional regulator, producing MRSHGQHGHDHGHEHGRGHGHCGPDRREGFQGRRAAFGPFGPPFGGGPFGGRGGRGGRGGPRGRARRGDVRASILALLTDRPMHGYEMIQEIGERSGGAWKPSPGSVYPTLQLLEDEGLITSESEGGKKLFTLTDAGRTEAGSGPEAPWVEAGRGFDFEAMSEIRTAGFGLMEAFGQVFKTGTPAQREKALAVINDARKKLYLILADEH
- a CDS encoding aminotransferase class I/II-fold pyridoxal phosphate-dependent enzyme; translated protein: MLGDYLISGRRASEIAASVEAGVGSGALAPGALLPPMRELAGVLGVNPNTVAAAYRTLRERGVIETDGRRGSRVRARPATAPRDELRMAVPAGVRDITSGNPDVRLLPALDVAMAGAARRYAAQPTLYGHDPVVPELARLARAGLDADGVPAGAVAVTSGALDGIERVLTAHLRPGDAVAVEDPGWGSVLDLVPALGLRVLPVAVDDDGPLPDSVARALAEGARALLVTARAQNPTGAVVGAERAAELRAVLAGHPEVLVIDDDHGHGIVDLPLNVLGGVTRHWALIRSTAKAYAPDLRLAVLTGDGVTLDRVRGRQRLGPGWVSRLLQYTVVELWNAGAVDPVAVARSYAERRDGLVSALARRGVRAHGRSGLNVWVPVADETAVVTSLLGAGWAVAPGARFRVESGPAVRMTVSLLSLPDVPVLADAVAAAVRPASGGRLD
- a CDS encoding pyridoxamine 5'-phosphate oxidase family protein, with translation MSPTPAPDATTETVTAAAADETAVGYAPTDRTVPTRSRDRARYDRETVHSILDQAYLCHLGFVRDGAPVVLPTLFGRVGETLYIHGSTGSRPLLAAGKADPGLPVCLTVTHVDGLVLARSAFHHSINYRSVVVHGTAYEVTDPEERRTALDALVDHVVPGRSADSRPANAKELAATAVIRLDLNEVSAKLRTGGPSDDPEDLGLPFWSGVVPVAPAYGTPVPAADLTPGTTTPDYLAAL
- a CDS encoding glutamate-cysteine ligase family protein; protein product: MGEKVVAGGFDLSDRQRYRRKLHECLEVLERLLAEKRFDRPKNMMGLEIELNLAGSDGLPRMVNAQVLERIASTDFQTELGMFNLEVNVLPHRLGGRVFDQLAEELSAGLGYAHRQAAEIDAGVVMIGILPTISRSDLVTANLSAVDRYSLLNEQILMMRGEDFTLDIDGVEHLTWTSGSIVPEAACTSVQLHLQVTPARFADVWNAAQAVAAAQIAVGANSPFLFGRELWRESRPPLFQQATDTRPPELQAQGVRPRTWFGERWVDSAYELFAENVRYFPSLLPICDEEEPLRVLAEGGVPSLQELVLHNGTVYRWNRPVYGVADGVPHLRVENRVLPAGPTVADVVANAAFYYGLVRTLADEQRPVWSRLPFAEAEANFDAACRYGIDARLRWPRRGRGGGLASVPAVRLVLEELLPMAAAGLDAWGIEPADRDHYLGIIEERCRRRVNGATWQVDTYHRALAGGLERDAALAATTRRYSELSHKGDPVHTWPVGLAEAEVSASAATEG
- a CDS encoding DMT family transporter encodes the protein MSAPTSPSPPLSPTPTRTSAPVTTVSATARLDWRLRFAILSVVWGFSFLLIKVGAEAYAPFQVALGRVFFGTLVLLTVLLVRREPLPRGRRTWAHLTVSALLLNTVPFSLFAYSELSIPSSLAGICNATSPLWGMALSLVALSEDRPTRRRFAGLGLGFLGVLTVLGAWQGFSGVDAKGTALALLASLCYPVGWIYVRRTLASTPGSPVALTGAQLLVSTLQLAAVSALFTSAPTSFPLWPTLSVIALGALGTGLALQMQYGLVTEIGPTTAQMVTYFIPVIATTAGVVLLHEELHWNTPVGAAVVLAGAALTQSRRRML
- a CDS encoding CPBP family intramembrane glutamic endopeptidase; the protein is MRTEPEPVVGELGEGLDGRRVLRSETLLVLALSLGASGVSALISFIGSLTKPGGLKDQAATLNGSYAPGRPWLDLAWQLFGIGTALVPVLLVAHLLTREGAPGLKVLGFDRTRPWWDLGRGALVAACIGSAGLAFYLAARATGFNLTVVPEALPDVWWKFPVLILSAVQNSVVEEVIVLAYLLRRLHQLGWSPTAALLASSVLRGSYHLYQGIGGFIGNMVMGVVFVLAYRRWGRVGPLVVAHALLDIVAFGGYALLAGKVGWLPTP